A genomic region of Trichothermofontia sichuanensis B231 contains the following coding sequences:
- a CDS encoding DegT/DnrJ/EryC1/StrS family aminotransferase produces the protein MNTIPLLDLVGQYQQIGDEITEAVAAVLASGAYIGGPVVETFEQQFANYVGVSECVACNSGTDALFLALRALGIGPGDEVITTPFTFIATAEVIQRVGATPVFVDVDAHTYNLDLDQVESAIGPRTKAIIPVHLFGQPVDMTRLSAIAAQHQLAIVEDCAQATGATWADRPVGSWGIMGCFSFYPTKNLGACGDGGAITTHDPAIAAKLRMLRNHGQSQRYLYEIGGVNSRLDAIQAAILTVKLRYLDQWNAQRQAAADRYTRLLQSLPGLLPPQPQPGGKSVWNQYTLRVTDSQADPGQTNRRDTLRQYLQTHGIGSMVYYPIPLHLQPVYAHLGYQPGQLPVSEQLATEVLSLPLFPELTAAQQTQIVYVLKDYCGG, from the coding sequence GTGAACACTATCCCCCTCCTCGATCTGGTTGGACAGTATCAACAAATTGGTGATGAGATCACCGAAGCTGTGGCGGCGGTCCTCGCTTCGGGAGCCTATATTGGTGGTCCCGTCGTCGAAACCTTTGAGCAGCAGTTTGCTAACTATGTGGGGGTGAGCGAGTGTGTGGCCTGCAATTCCGGCACGGATGCGCTCTTCCTGGCCCTGCGTGCCCTAGGGATTGGTCCAGGGGATGAGGTGATTACCACCCCTTTTACATTCATTGCGACGGCTGAGGTCATTCAAAGAGTGGGAGCGACTCCCGTTTTTGTTGATGTAGACGCCCATACCTATAACCTGGATTTAGATCAGGTCGAGTCGGCGATCGGACCACGGACCAAGGCGATCATTCCCGTCCATCTATTTGGTCAGCCTGTGGATATGACCCGCCTAAGCGCGATCGCTGCCCAACACCAGCTTGCGATCGTAGAAGACTGCGCCCAGGCAACCGGCGCGACTTGGGCCGATCGTCCCGTAGGCAGTTGGGGGATCATGGGCTGTTTTAGTTTTTATCCCACCAAGAATCTGGGAGCTTGCGGCGATGGGGGAGCCATTACAACCCATGATCCCGCGATCGCGGCTAAACTGCGTATGCTGCGGAATCACGGTCAAAGCCAACGCTACCTCTATGAAATAGGGGGCGTGAACAGTCGGCTGGATGCGATCCAGGCTGCAATTCTCACCGTTAAGCTCCGGTATCTGGACCAGTGGAATGCTCAACGCCAAGCTGCCGCCGATCGCTACACCCGTCTGCTTCAATCCCTACCCGGTCTTCTTCCCCCCCAACCCCAACCCGGCGGCAAAAGTGTTTGGAACCAATACACCCTGCGGGTCACCGATAGTCAGGCAGACCCAGGGCAGACTAACCGTCGAGACACGCTCCGACAGTATTTACAAACACACGGGATCGGTTCAATGGTCTACTATCCGATTCCCCTACACCTGCAACCGGTCTATGCCCACCTCGGTTACCAACCGGGTCAACTGCCGGTATCGGAACAATTGGCCACTGAAGTTCTCTCCCTCCCCCTCTTCCCCGAACTGACGGCAGCCCAACAAACCCAAATCGTCTATGTGTTGAAAGATTACTGCGGCGGTTAA
- the opcA gene encoding glucose-6-phosphate dehydrogenase assembly protein OpcA gives MMTTTTPLISLQSPKDVSLGEIEAELSSLWQNYGPSDSGAGIPTRASTFTLIIYEPDVTQQLLAALGYYQGPLDGITGPRTEAALRQAQMDYGLKVTGRSDRATLNALYQAFQERQAQAEGGTNGTPPSLGADLSASGFADAIATQNPCRVIALCVLPGEDEGVTAQVSAYCPIRKQNQSSLICCEYITLRGTETALARNSDLVTSLFIGQLPKFLWWKASPKVDLTLFQALAEGCDCTILDSSNFEDPEQEILRLQSLVEDGIYIADLNWRRLAAWQELTAEAFDPPERRAAVYEIDRVTIDYEHGNPAQALMYLGWLASRLGWQPVRAVHEGGDYDLKRVYLETTTGRTIEAELAAIPVADVGEVIGDLIDLRLMSTNPNADCCTILCSETTGCMRMESGGSAQSCRTQQVTPLTDQKAETLLGQQLQRWGRELLYEESLAVTAQIIRLFGVS, from the coding sequence ATGATGACAACAACGACCCCCCTGATTTCCCTGCAAAGCCCCAAGGATGTTTCCCTAGGGGAAATTGAGGCTGAACTGAGTAGTCTCTGGCAAAACTATGGTCCAAGCGATAGTGGGGCCGGGATACCGACGCGGGCTTCGACCTTTACATTGATCATTTACGAGCCAGATGTGACTCAGCAATTATTGGCGGCCTTGGGCTATTACCAGGGTCCCCTGGATGGGATTACTGGCCCGCGCACCGAGGCGGCGCTGCGACAGGCGCAAATGGACTATGGACTAAAGGTGACGGGACGCAGCGATCGCGCCACACTCAATGCTCTCTACCAAGCGTTCCAGGAGCGGCAAGCCCAGGCCGAGGGGGGGACGAATGGAACACCGCCCTCCCTGGGGGCCGACCTGAGTGCATCGGGGTTTGCCGATGCGATCGCGACCCAAAATCCCTGTCGGGTGATTGCCCTGTGTGTCCTGCCCGGTGAGGATGAGGGGGTTACGGCTCAGGTGTCGGCCTATTGTCCCATTCGCAAGCAAAACCAGAGTTCGCTCATCTGCTGTGAATACATCACCCTGCGGGGAACGGAAACGGCCCTCGCTCGGAATAGTGACCTGGTTACTTCACTCTTCATTGGGCAGTTACCCAAATTCCTGTGGTGGAAAGCTAGCCCTAAGGTGGATTTGACGCTCTTCCAAGCCCTAGCTGAGGGGTGTGACTGCACGATTCTTGACTCCAGTAACTTTGAAGATCCCGAACAGGAAATCCTGCGCCTCCAAAGCCTCGTGGAGGATGGCATCTATATCGCGGATCTCAACTGGCGGCGGTTGGCGGCATGGCAGGAACTCACCGCTGAAGCGTTTGATCCCCCCGAACGGCGGGCTGCTGTCTATGAGATCGATCGCGTCACGATCGACTATGAACACGGGAATCCGGCCCAAGCCTTGATGTATCTGGGTTGGTTAGCCAGTCGGCTGGGTTGGCAGCCAGTACGCGCCGTCCATGAGGGGGGCGATTACGACCTGAAGCGGGTGTATCTGGAAACGACGACCGGACGGACGATCGAGGCTGAACTCGCGGCGATTCCGGTGGCGGATGTCGGAGAAGTCATTGGTGACCTGATTGACCTGCGTCTGATGTCCACCAATCCCAATGCCGATTGCTGTACGATCCTGTGTTCGGAAACGACAGGGTGTATGCGGATGGAATCGGGGGGGAGTGCCCAATCCTGTCGCACGCAGCAGGTAACGCCCCTGACGGATCAGAAGGCGGAAACCCTCTTAGGGCAGCAACTCCAGCGTTGGGGTCGGGAACTTCTTTATGAAGAAAGTCTGGCGGTGACGGCCCAAATCATTCGTCTGTTTGGCGTGTCCTAA
- the leuS gene encoding leucine--tRNA ligase, translated as MESRYEPQVIEKQWQQVWADQGLDRTLDADDAKQAKPKFYALSMFPYPSGTLHMGHVRNYTITDVIARVHRMQGYRVLHPMGWDAFGLPAENAAIDRGVPPAKWTYQNIAQMRSELKRLGLSYDWEREVTTCSPDYYRWTQWLFLEFFQAGLAYQKEAAVNWDPIDQTVLANEQVDSEGRSWRSGAIVERKLLRQWFLKITDYAEQLLQDLDKLPGWPERVKLMQANWIGKSTGAQVTFTTEQGDEIPVFTTRPDTLWGATFMVLSPEHPLVSKLTTPDQAAAIAAYQQAAATKNEIDRTAEGREKTGVWTGSYAINPVNGEKIPIWIADYVLMDYGTGAIMAVPAHDQRDFEFARTFGLPVRVVVQPEGQTLDGETLTAAWPGEGVMVNSGPIDGIPAGKGEGQSVLAAIAWLEQQGKGKGMANYRLRDWLISRQRYWGCPIPVIHCPDCGTVPVPTTDLPVLLPEAVELTGRGASPLAQLESWVNVACPQCGAAARRETDTMDTFIDSSWYFLRYPDAQNANQVFDPAKVNDWMPVDQYVGGIEHAILHLLYSRFFTKFLRDRGLIKCDEPFQRLLTQGMVQGKTYKNPRTGKYVVPAQVADPANPVDPETGEALTVVYEKMSKSKYNGVAPEAVIDKYGADTARMFILFKAPPEKDLEWDEADVEGQFRFLNRVWRLVTEFAQTRQGVAPTTPDTLTKPEKDLRRAIHTAIQETTHDLAGDYQFNTAVSELMKLSNALNEATCVDSPVYAEGIETLLRLLAPFAPHISEELWHQLGHQDSVHQQPWPVADPQALVVDEITIVIQVMGKTRGTIQVPAGADRQALEDYARQSPAAQRHIEGKAIKKVIVVPGKLVNFVVAG; from the coding sequence GTGGAGTCCCGATACGAACCCCAGGTGATTGAGAAACAATGGCAACAGGTTTGGGCCGACCAGGGACTGGATCGAACCCTGGATGCGGACGATGCTAAGCAGGCAAAGCCTAAGTTCTATGCCCTGTCCATGTTTCCCTATCCTTCCGGCACGCTGCACATGGGCCATGTCCGGAACTACACGATTACCGATGTGATTGCCCGGGTGCACCGGATGCAGGGCTATCGGGTGCTGCACCCAATGGGCTGGGATGCGTTCGGCCTGCCAGCGGAAAATGCGGCGATCGATCGCGGGGTACCCCCGGCCAAGTGGACCTACCAAAACATCGCCCAAATGCGATCGGAACTGAAGCGGTTGGGCCTTTCCTACGATTGGGAACGAGAGGTGACCACCTGTTCGCCAGACTATTACCGCTGGACGCAATGGTTGTTTCTGGAGTTTTTCCAGGCTGGATTGGCCTACCAGAAGGAAGCGGCGGTGAATTGGGACCCGATCGATCAAACGGTGCTGGCGAATGAACAGGTGGATAGCGAAGGGCGATCCTGGCGATCGGGGGCGATTGTTGAACGTAAACTCCTCCGCCAATGGTTTTTGAAAATTACCGACTATGCTGAACAACTGCTCCAGGATTTAGATAAACTTCCCGGCTGGCCAGAGCGGGTGAAACTGATGCAAGCTAACTGGATTGGCAAATCCACCGGGGCACAGGTGACCTTCACCACGGAGCAGGGGGATGAGATTCCTGTGTTCACCACCCGACCCGATACGCTCTGGGGGGCCACCTTCATGGTGCTGTCGCCGGAGCATCCGCTGGTGTCTAAGTTGACAACACCAGATCAGGCAGCGGCGATCGCGGCCTATCAACAAGCGGCGGCGACGAAGAATGAAATCGATCGCACGGCAGAAGGGCGTGAGAAAACGGGCGTGTGGACGGGTAGCTATGCGATCAACCCGGTCAATGGCGAGAAAATCCCGATCTGGATTGCCGATTATGTGTTGATGGACTACGGCACCGGCGCAATTATGGCCGTGCCAGCCCACGACCAGCGTGACTTTGAGTTTGCCCGGACCTTTGGGTTACCCGTGCGGGTGGTAGTGCAGCCGGAGGGCCAAACCCTGGATGGGGAAACGCTGACGGCGGCGTGGCCTGGTGAGGGGGTGATGGTCAATTCGGGACCGATCGACGGCATTCCGGCGGGGAAGGGGGAAGGCCAGAGTGTGCTGGCGGCGATCGCCTGGTTGGAGCAGCAGGGTAAAGGCAAGGGCATGGCCAACTACCGACTGCGGGATTGGTTGATTTCCCGACAACGCTACTGGGGCTGTCCCATCCCGGTCATCCATTGTCCCGACTGTGGCACGGTACCGGTCCCCACAACGGATTTACCCGTGTTGTTGCCAGAGGCGGTGGAACTGACAGGACGGGGGGCCTCGCCTCTGGCACAGTTGGAGTCCTGGGTCAATGTAGCCTGTCCCCAGTGTGGCGCAGCGGCGCGGCGGGAAACGGACACAATGGACACGTTTATTGATTCGTCCTGGTATTTCCTGCGCTATCCCGATGCCCAGAATGCCAACCAGGTGTTTGATCCCGCCAAGGTGAATGATTGGATGCCGGTCGATCAGTATGTCGGGGGGATTGAGCACGCGATTTTGCACTTGCTTTATTCGCGCTTTTTTACCAAGTTTTTGCGCGATCGGGGGCTGATCAAGTGCGATGAACCCTTCCAACGGCTACTCACCCAGGGGATGGTCCAAGGCAAGACCTACAAGAATCCGCGCACGGGTAAGTATGTGGTGCCCGCTCAGGTGGCAGACCCGGCCAATCCGGTTGACCCGGAAACAGGGGAGGCACTGACGGTGGTGTATGAAAAGATGTCCAAATCCAAGTACAACGGCGTTGCCCCCGAAGCCGTAATCGACAAGTACGGGGCAGACACAGCGCGGATGTTTATCCTGTTCAAAGCCCCGCCAGAGAAGGATCTGGAGTGGGATGAGGCGGATGTGGAAGGCCAATTCCGGTTCTTAAACCGGGTGTGGCGGCTGGTGACCGAGTTCGCCCAAACCCGGCAGGGGGTAGCCCCAACGACGCCCGATACCCTCACCAAACCAGAGAAGGATTTACGGCGGGCGATTCACACGGCAATTCAGGAAACCACGCACGATTTGGCAGGGGATTACCAGTTCAATACAGCAGTGTCGGAACTGATGAAGCTGAGTAATGCCCTGAATGAGGCAACCTGTGTTGATTCGCCAGTTTATGCGGAGGGGATTGAGACTCTGCTGCGGTTGCTAGCTCCGTTTGCACCCCACATTAGTGAGGAGTTGTGGCACCAGTTGGGCCATCAGGATTCAGTGCATCAGCAACCGTGGCCCGTGGCTGATCCGCAGGCATTGGTGGTCGATGAGATCACGATCGTGATTCAGGTGATGGGTAAAACCCGTGGCACGATTCAGGTTCCAGCGGGAGCAGATCGGCAGGCGTTAGAGGACTATGCGCGGCAGTCACCCGCAGCCCAGCGGCATATAGAGGGGAAGGCAATTAAGAAGGTGATTGTGGTGCCTGGGAAGTTGGTGAATTTTGTTGTGGCGGGTTAA
- the trpB gene encoding tryptophan synthase subunit beta: MTQASRIDSPTEPLREPNPTPTAVPDDLGRFGRFGGKYVPETLMPALTELEAAYQQYRQDPDFQRELRALLRDYVGRPTPLYFAERLSAHYARPDGSRPQIFLKREDLNHTGAHKINNALGQVLLAKRMGKQRIIAETGAGQHGVATATVCARFGLTCIIYMGVQDMERQALNVFRMRLLGAEVRPVAAGTGTLKDATSEAIRDWVTNVETTHYILGSVAGPHPYPMLVRDLQAIIGQETRAQCQEHWGGLPDILLACVGGGSNAMGLFHEFVAEPNVRLIGVEAAGEGVNTTKHAATLTQGQVGVLHGAMSYLLQDEEGQVLEAHSISAGLDYPGVGPEHSYLKETGRAEYYSITDQEALAGFQRLSRLEGIIPALETSHAIAYLEYLCPQLTGSPRIVINCSGRGDKDVQTVAKVLNLGEE; the protein is encoded by the coding sequence GTGACCCAAGCTTCCCGCATCGATTCTCCTACAGAGCCACTCCGCGAACCCAATCCAACGCCCACGGCTGTCCCAGACGATCTAGGCCGCTTTGGCCGTTTTGGCGGCAAATACGTGCCCGAAACCCTGATGCCAGCCCTGACTGAGTTGGAAGCAGCTTATCAGCAGTACCGACAGGACCCTGACTTTCAACGGGAACTCCGTGCCCTCTTACGGGATTATGTGGGTCGGCCTACCCCCCTCTACTTTGCCGAACGCCTGAGCGCCCACTACGCCCGTCCCGATGGCAGTCGTCCCCAGATTTTCCTAAAACGGGAGGATCTCAACCATACGGGTGCCCACAAAATTAACAATGCCCTCGGTCAGGTATTACTGGCCAAACGCATGGGCAAGCAGCGAATTATTGCAGAAACGGGCGCGGGCCAACATGGGGTAGCCACGGCGACGGTATGTGCCCGCTTTGGTTTAACCTGCATCATCTATATGGGGGTTCAGGACATGGAGCGGCAGGCCCTCAATGTCTTTCGGATGCGCCTGTTGGGGGCTGAGGTTCGCCCGGTCGCCGCAGGAACAGGAACGCTGAAGGATGCGACCTCGGAAGCCATTCGAGATTGGGTAACCAACGTGGAAACGACCCACTACATCCTGGGTTCCGTTGCGGGTCCCCATCCCTACCCCATGCTCGTGCGGGACTTGCAAGCCATTATTGGTCAGGAAACCCGTGCCCAGTGTCAGGAACACTGGGGCGGGCTACCGGATATTTTGCTGGCCTGTGTGGGGGGGGGGTCTAATGCAATGGGCCTGTTTCATGAGTTTGTAGCCGAACCGAATGTACGCCTGATTGGGGTAGAAGCAGCGGGGGAGGGGGTGAATACGACCAAACATGCTGCTACGCTGACCCAGGGGCAGGTGGGAGTGTTACACGGAGCGATGAGTTATCTGCTCCAGGATGAGGAAGGACAGGTGCTCGAAGCCCACTCGATTAGCGCTGGTTTGGATTATCCTGGGGTTGGCCCAGAGCATAGCTATCTTAAGGAAACGGGGCGCGCAGAGTATTACAGTATTACAGATCAGGAAGCCCTAGCGGGATTTCAACGGCTCTCGCGGCTGGAGGGGATTATCCCAGCATTGGAAACGTCCCACGCGATCGCTTACTTAGAATATCTCTGCCCCCAGCTAACCGGTAGCCCTCGCATTGTGATCAACTGTTCTGGGCGGGGCGATAAGGATGTGCAGACGGTCGCTAAGGTCCTGAATTTGGGAGAGGAGTAG
- a CDS encoding type I restriction endonuclease subunit R, whose translation MSQTLAVTDVITTLNQAESRFNLRRSPDPDFFGEWLTDLPTLTIQEEATLDRLKATYDYQRADGVLAEGVINLLLISPLLYLAGLCDPPFKIRAEVSVKIELIDGDTMLQGRIDTLVLQQQLWVVVVESKRTTFPCLDAVPQALAYMMAAPYSDRPCFGLVTNGDQFIFLKVVQAPMPQYDWSDDFSLLSRRRNELRGVLQILKRLKAAIV comes from the coding sequence ATGTCCCAAACCCTCGCAGTTACGGATGTTATTACAACGTTGAATCAGGCGGAGTCGCGATTTAACCTGCGGCGATCGCCCGATCCTGACTTTTTTGGCGAATGGCTGACGGACTTACCGACCCTCACAATCCAGGAAGAGGCAACCCTTGATCGCCTTAAAGCTACTTACGACTATCAGCGGGCAGATGGTGTTCTCGCGGAAGGGGTGATTAACCTGTTGTTGATCTCACCTCTCCTGTATTTAGCAGGCTTGTGCGATCCGCCTTTTAAAATTCGTGCGGAAGTATCGGTCAAAATTGAGCTGATCGATGGGGATACGATGCTGCAAGGCCGTATTGATACACTTGTCCTGCAACAGCAGCTTTGGGTTGTGGTAGTTGAGTCGAAACGCACCACATTCCCCTGCCTGGACGCAGTTCCCCAGGCGCTAGCCTACATGATGGCTGCCCCCTACTCCGATCGCCCTTGCTTTGGGCTAGTCACCAATGGCGATCAATTTATCTTTCTGAAAGTGGTGCAAGCACCCATGCCCCAGTACGATTGGTCCGATGATTTTTCGCTCCTCTCCCGACGGCGAAACGAGTTAAGGGGGGTTCTGCAAATTCTCAAACGCCTGAAAGCCGCGATCGTGTAA
- a CDS encoding DUF6714 family protein: protein MLAEQDRQRLIEQITQAFDGVSREDGVTLHEARVIDDWGSEEERAAARTLDTDQRWQDVPIEWIRQLWDAFGLLDGKGWRYYLPIWMLHVLRCPHTTSAGNSVIYSCLLPEKPEHREDTLSRFSVLNLEQSRAVCQFLRFNVAYGESDEWAAQKALDAYWGQFCT, encoded by the coding sequence GTGCTTGCAGAGCAAGACAGACAAAGACTCATCGAACAAATTACGCAGGCATTTGATGGAGTTAGTCGTGAAGACGGAGTTACGCTTCACGAAGCACGGGTGATTGATGATTGGGGTAGCGAGGAGGAGCGTGCTGCGGCTCGAACACTGGATACAGACCAACGCTGGCAAGATGTACCGATCGAGTGGATTAGACAACTGTGGGATGCCTTTGGTTTACTGGATGGGAAGGGATGGCGGTATTACTTACCTATCTGGATGCTCCATGTGCTTCGGTGTCCACATACTACAAGCGCTGGTAATTCAGTTATCTACAGTTGTCTCTTGCCAGAAAAACCTGAACATAGAGAGGATACATTGTCTCGATTCAGTGTGCTGAACCTGGAGCAGTCAAGGGCGGTTTGTCAATTTCTGCGGTTCAATGTCGCTTACGGAGAGTCGGATGAATGGGCGGCTCAGAAAGCCCTCGATGCTTACTGGGGGCAATTTTGCACCTGA
- a CDS encoding type II toxin-antitoxin system Phd/YefM family antitoxin, with protein sequence METVNIHQAKTNLSRLLSRVELGEEIVIANRGIPIAKLVPFRTSLDRRSSLGQDRGMFTVPDDFNVPLPEDILVAFDGSAE encoded by the coding sequence ATGGAAACAGTAAATATTCATCAGGCTAAAACGAACCTTTCTCGGCTATTGTCCCGTGTGGAACTCGGAGAGGAAATTGTGATTGCAAACCGAGGTATTCCAATTGCTAAACTTGTTCCCTTTCGGACATCCTTAGATCGGCGGTCTAGTCTGGGACAAGATCGAGGGATGTTTACTGTACCAGATGACTTTAATGTTCCTCTACCAGAAGATATTTTGGTAGCATTTGATGGCAGCGCAGAGTGA
- the psbA gene encoding photosystem II q(b) protein yields the protein MTATLQQRQSASVWEQFCQWVTSTNNRLYVGWFGVLMIPTLLTATTCFIIAFIAAPPVDIDGIREPVAGSLLYGNNIISGAVVPSSNAIGLHFYPIWEAASLDEWLYNGGPYQLIIFHFLIGVFCYMGREWELSYRLGMRPWIAVAYSAPVAAATAVFLIYPLGQGSFSDGMPLGISGTFNFMFVFQAEHNILMHPFHMLGVAGVFGGSLFSAMHGSLVTSSLVRETSETESQNYGYKFGQEEETYNIVAAHGYFGRLIFQYASFNNSRSLHFFLALWPVVGIWFTALGISTMAFNLNGFNFNQSVLDSEGRVINTWADVLNRANLGFEVMHERNAHNFPLDLASAESAPVALIAPSING from the coding sequence ATGACAGCTACCTTACAACAAAGACAATCCGCTTCCGTATGGGAGCAGTTTTGTCAGTGGGTAACCAGCACCAACAACCGCCTGTACGTGGGTTGGTTCGGGGTGCTGATGATCCCGACGCTGCTGACTGCCACCACCTGCTTCATTATCGCCTTCATTGCTGCTCCGCCCGTTGATATCGACGGTATTCGGGAGCCTGTTGCGGGTTCTTTGCTCTACGGCAACAACATCATCTCTGGGGCAGTGGTGCCTTCCTCCAATGCGATCGGTCTGCACTTCTACCCGATTTGGGAAGCCGCTTCTCTCGACGAGTGGCTCTACAACGGTGGTCCGTACCAACTGATTATCTTCCACTTCCTGATCGGTGTGTTCTGCTACATGGGTCGTGAGTGGGAACTGAGCTACCGTCTGGGGATGCGTCCCTGGATTGCAGTGGCTTACTCGGCGCCGGTTGCTGCTGCCACGGCTGTGTTCTTGATTTACCCCCTGGGTCAAGGTTCGTTCTCCGATGGGATGCCCCTGGGGATTAGTGGTACCTTCAACTTCATGTTCGTGTTCCAAGCTGAGCACAACATCCTGATGCACCCCTTCCACATGCTCGGTGTGGCTGGTGTCTTCGGTGGCTCTCTGTTCAGCGCCATGCACGGTTCTTTGGTTACCTCCAGCTTGGTGCGTGAAACCAGCGAAACCGAATCGCAAAACTACGGTTACAAGTTTGGTCAAGAGGAAGAAACTTACAACATCGTTGCTGCCCACGGCTACTTCGGTCGCCTGATCTTCCAATACGCCAGCTTCAACAACAGTCGTTCCTTGCACTTCTTCTTGGCCCTCTGGCCGGTCGTGGGTATCTGGTTCACCGCTCTCGGTATTAGCACGATGGCGTTCAACTTGAACGGCTTCAACTTCAACCAAAGCGTGCTGGATTCGGAAGGCCGCGTGATCAACACTTGGGCTGATGTGCTCAACCGCGCTAACCTGGGCTTCGAGGTAATGCACGAGCGTAACGCTCACAACTTCCCCCTCGATTTGGCCAGTGCTGAGTCGGCTCCAGTTGCCCTGATTGCTCCTAGCATCAACGGCTAA
- a CDS encoding type II toxin-antitoxin system VapC family toxin, with the protein MKLLLDTQCWLWWFAQPEKLNENVIEQIADETNEVWFSVMSIWEMGIKVSIGKLSLPEQIDDYISSRMTQLGARSLEITASHALRVAALLHHRDPFDQMLIAQAQVEEMTLVSADSTFNQYEVSLLWAANS; encoded by the coding sequence GTGAAACTTTTACTAGATACACAATGCTGGCTATGGTGGTTTGCCCAACCAGAAAAGTTGAATGAGAATGTAATTGAGCAGATTGCGGATGAGACCAATGAAGTATGGTTCTCAGTGATGAGTATTTGGGAGATGGGCATTAAGGTTTCAATTGGTAAGTTGTCACTACCAGAGCAAATAGATGATTATATCTCTAGTCGTATGACTCAACTAGGAGCTAGATCGTTAGAGATAACTGCTTCTCATGCTTTGCGGGTAGCTGCATTGCTGCATCATCGTGATCCTTTTGACCAAATGCTGATTGCACAAGCCCAGGTAGAGGAAATGACACTTGTGAGTGCCGATTCAACCTTTAACCAATATGAAGTTTCTTTGCTTTGGGCAGCTAATTCTTAG
- a CDS encoding ABC transporter permease — protein sequence METIITLSLGDLLWAAGLMAIAIGLSAWQRLDLAGSLAMATARTTLQLLVVGYVLAIVFSLESPWAVLGVTLVMLTIAAIVARNRISKRLPGLLPLVWGSILVSTVLTLGYTTLLVIRPPSWYEPQYLVPLAGIVLGNAMNSSAIAGERLLSTVKTSRLEIETHLSLGATPQQAIAAYRRDAIKAGLIPIINAMMVVGMVTLPGIITGQLLSGINPLTASLYQMLIMFMLAFANLLTALLVTWGIYHQCFNRAAQLIVE from the coding sequence GTGGAAACGATCATCACTCTGAGTCTGGGCGATTTACTCTGGGCCGCTGGCCTCATGGCGATCGCGATTGGCCTATCGGCATGGCAACGGTTGGATCTAGCAGGCAGTCTCGCGATGGCGACGGCCCGCACGACGCTGCAACTTCTGGTAGTGGGTTATGTGTTGGCGATCGTGTTCAGTCTGGAGTCTCCCTGGGCGGTGTTGGGGGTGACACTCGTGATGTTGACGATCGCCGCAATCGTGGCTCGTAACCGCATCAGCAAACGCTTGCCCGGTCTATTACCGTTGGTTTGGGGATCAATCCTGGTGAGTACGGTGCTGACCCTGGGCTATACAACCCTGCTGGTGATTCGTCCCCCTAGTTGGTATGAACCGCAATACTTAGTACCACTGGCTGGGATTGTCTTGGGCAATGCGATGAACAGCAGCGCGATCGCTGGCGAACGCTTACTGAGTACGGTCAAAACCAGCCGCCTGGAAATCGAAACCCACCTGAGTTTAGGCGCAACGCCCCAGCAAGCGATCGCCGCCTATCGCCGCGATGCCATCAAAGCCGGTCTGATCCCGATTATCAATGCCATGATGGTGGTGGGTATGGTCACCCTACCAGGGATTATCACCGGACAACTCCTGAGTGGCATTAATCCCTTGACGGCCTCGCTTTACCAAATGTTGATCATGTTCATGTTGGCTTTTGCCAATTTACTGACTGCCCTGTTGGTAACCTGGGGCATTTATCACCAATGCTTCAATCGGGCTGCCCAGCTTATTGTGGAATAG
- a CDS encoding MAPEG family protein: protein MPSTGLLWPALVTGLALLMYFAVTINVGRARFKYKVPPPQMTGDPDFERVVRVHQNTLEQIVFFLPALWLFCLYVDPRWGAGLGVVWVVGRIIYAIGYYQATEKRAPGFAIASLSSLVLLLGAIVAILRQLILPFLVAPPP, encoded by the coding sequence ATGCCATCGACGGGGTTACTTTGGCCGGCCCTGGTGACTGGCCTAGCGCTGCTCATGTATTTTGCCGTCACGATTAATGTGGGCCGTGCCCGCTTTAAGTACAAAGTACCTCCACCCCAAATGACGGGTGATCCGGATTTTGAACGGGTGGTGCGGGTACACCAGAATACGCTGGAGCAAATCGTTTTTTTCCTGCCAGCTCTGTGGCTATTTTGCCTCTATGTGGACCCGCGTTGGGGAGCAGGGTTGGGGGTCGTATGGGTAGTGGGTCGCATTATTTACGCGATCGGCTACTACCAGGCGACTGAAAAGCGGGCACCAGGTTTTGCGATCGCGTCCTTAAGTTCATTGGTTTTATTGCTAGGCGCGATCGTGGCTATCCTGCGGCAACTCATCCTTCCGTTCCTGGTAGCGCCCCCACCATAA